From the Candidatus Krumholzibacteriia bacterium genome, the window CTCGAAGCTGGCCGGCGCAGACTTCTGTCCCACCTTCCTGCGCAGCGCCACCGCCTACGGGGTGTCGCCGCGCCTGCGCTTCGACGTGGTGCTGAACAACCTGGTGGCGTGGGCGTTTGCCTCCGGCCGCGTGTACCTCAAGAGCGACGGGACGCCGTGGCGGCCCATCGTCCACATCGCGGACATCTCGCGGGCCTTCATCGCGGTGCTGAAGGCACCCCGCGAAGCGGTGCACAACCAGGCCTTCAACGTGGGACGCACGGATCAGAATTTCCGTATCCGCGAGATCGCCGACATCGTCAAGGACACGGTGCCCAACTGCGAGATCGAATACGCGGCGGATGCGAGTCCCGATCTGCGCAACTACCGGGCGGACTTCGGCAAGATTGCGCGCGTACTTCCTTCCTTCCAACCGGAGTGGGACGCGCGCGCCGGGGCCTCAGAACTCCTGCAGGCCTACCGTGGTGTGGGGCTCAAGGTGGAGGATTTCGAGGGGCCGCGCTACAAGCGCATCGATCAGATCAAACTCCTGCTCGGCGGCGGCCGGCTGGCCACGGACCTGCGCTGGACCGCCTGATGCACAACGCGCGTACGGACAAGGACAGGGAGGCCGTGAACACGATGAATGCCGTTTCCAGTTTCAGCGGACGGGGATGTCTCTCCTGCGGGTCGAAGGACCTGCATTCGGTGGTGGACCTGGGCATGTCGCCGCTGTGCGAGAGCTACGTGCCCGCGGACAAGCTCAACAGCATGGAGCCCTTCTACCCGCTGCACGCGTTCGTGTGCGCGTCGTGCTGCCTGGTGCAGCTGGACGAGTATGTCTCGCGCGAGGACATCTTCACCGAGTACGCCTACTTCTCCTCGTACGCCGACAGCTGGGTCCAGCACATGAAGGACTACGCGGACATGATTCGCTCGCGCCTGGGACTCACGGGCGAGAGCTTCGTGGTGGAGGTGGCGAGCAACGACGGGTACCTCCTGCAGCACT encodes:
- a CDS encoding SAM-dependent methyltransferase — protein: MNAVSSFSGRGCLSCGSKDLHSVVDLGMSPLCESYVPADKLNSMEPFYPLHAFVCASCCLVQLDEYVSREDIFTEYAYFSSYADSWVQHMKDYADMIRSRLGLTGESFVVEVASNDGYLLQHFVAAGIPVLGIEPAANVARIAVERGIPTLVRFFGEETARELAAEGRRA
- a CDS encoding SDR family oxidoreductase gives rise to the protein MKVLVTGSSGYIGTVMVPMLLKEGFKVTGLDTDYYRQSTFGSWEPRVRTMARDVRDVTEGELAGFDAIIHLAALSNDPLGNINPDLTYDINHRASVRLAELARGAGVQRFVFASSCSNYGAAGDDLVDENSALNPVTPYGISKVRSEEDISKLAGADFCPTFLRSATAYGVSPRLRFDVVLNNLVAWAFASGRVYLKSDGTPWRPIVHIADISRAFIAVLKAPREAVHNQAFNVGRTDQNFRIREIADIVKDTVPNCEIEYAADASPDLRNYRADFGKIARVLPSFQPEWDARAGASELLQAYRGVGLKVEDFEGPRYKRIDQIKLLLGGGRLATDLRWTA